GCGTCGGCTACGAGCGTTTGTTAGGCCACTTTTTCATTTAGTCCGTGTTCCTTTGCTTCTTTGCAAGATCCATAAAAAACGCGGCTGGGAGTTTGTCTGGGAAGCCTTTCCTCTTCAGAGTAGACGTAATAAGGTTTGTCGCCCCCGCTACTGCAATAGCAGCTGCAAGAAATCCCGCATGCCCGGAGGCGATAAGCGGTCCTCCAGCCAATAGCCCTGCCGCCACCTCACCGCCGGCCCATTTGATTAAGTCTCGGTCAATCTGTTTCCATTCTTCTTGTGCCAGCGCTACCTCTGCCTCAAGTTCGTCCGCAAGAATTCGCACCTTATCCTCACCATATGGATTTTCCGAGGACGCTGCGGCCCAAAGCCGACGTAAAAAAGCTCTCAGCTTCGAAAGGCGTCCCTCGCTTCTTAATGTGAGTGCGTGGGTCAACTCGAGATTATTTAGGAATTTTAAATCGACGTTTTGGAATGCTTTTGCGAGAGGAGACCACTCCGCATTACTGGCGCCGTGTTGCTCTCTATCCAGCTCCATTTCTTTCCACCTAGTTGGCAGATCCGTCACCAAGTATGATCCTGTAATCGACGCAGTAAGTCTCGCGATGTCATAGCTCGCCCCCGTGGTCATAATGTGATACTCAGACCAGCCTTTACCATCATGCTCAACGGGCTCCAAATAATATGGATCGCGCTTGCGCAATTCATGAATGCGGGCTATGAATTTATCTTCCTCAAACTTATCTGTGCCGAGCTTAAGTTCTCTGAAAGTTCTGCGAAGGTAGTCATCCGGAGCCGAGAGAACAAGCATTCGCAAACCCTCTCGTTCCTTGTATTCCTCGACTTTCGTTCTTGCAGTTTCCTCTAGGAGCGCTTTAAGCTCTTCGCTCTCTTCGTATTTCCTTTTTTGGCTATGCAAAGAATCCCAATTAAGTCTCGGATCAAAATCTGCGGGAGTTCGAATAAATTCTACGATTCCCGCCTTTATCCAAGGTATGAAGTGGAACCATATGTCAATGTTCTTAAGCGTCTGCGTTCTGAACTGTTCCGGATAATGAATTGGGTTGTATTGTTCTCGCACACTCAATGGATAGACGAAGGGATCGACGAGAAGAATTTTATTGGCATACAGCGAGTGTCGGGTGACACCTCGAAGAAGCAAATCGGTTTGATATTCACCCACATACAGCCCAGATACATCTGCGTGTGATTTCTTTAGTACAGATTCCAGATCAATATCTTTAGGCCAAACATCAATAATAGCCTCGTTAATCTCCCTAACCGCTTTAGGTGTAAATGCTGCTTTGAAGTCGGATAGAGACTTCGGGCCGGGTTCCCTGTCAAGTTGCAGCGCGGCGAATACGCGCTCAAGGAACAAGATATTTCTGCCTCGCGCGGAGAGATTTGATTTCCAGTCTGGCGGGTTGTCATGAAGTATCCGATCCCAGTCGACTCGGCCCTCACAGCAATGCTTGTATTTTCTCCCACTGCCACAAGGGCATTGATC
This window of the Candidatus Zixiibacteriota bacterium genome carries:
- a CDS encoding SEC-C domain-containing protein, translating into MGKREKISRNDQCPCGSGRKYKHCCEGRVDWDRILHDNPPDWKSNLSARGRNILFLERVFAALQLDREPGPKSLSDFKAAFTPKAVREINEAIIDVWPKDIDLESVLKKSHADVSGLYVGEYQTDLLLRGVTRHSLYANKILLVDPFVYPLSVREQYNPIHYPEQFRTQTLKNIDIWFHFIPWIKAGIVEFIRTPADFDPRLNWDSLHSQKRKYEESEELKALLEETARTKVEEYKEREGLRMLVLSAPDDYLRRTFRELKLGTDKFEEDKFIARIHELRKRDPYYLEPVEHDGKGWSEYHIMTTGASYDIARLTASITGSYLVTDLPTRWKEMELDREQHGASNAEWSPLAKAFQNVDLKFLNNLELTHALTLRSEGRLSKLRAFLRRLWAAASSENPYGEDKVRILADELEAEVALAQEEWKQIDRDLIKWAGGEVAAGLLAGGPLIASGHAGFLAAAIAVAGATNLITSTLKRKGFPDKLPAAFFMDLAKKQRNTD